TATTAATTGATGTACGGAGTATATACATTTGTGTtactattttatatttatttatttatttttgaaaatataaaagaaatTGATCGGTTATTTTTAGGGAAGTGATTCTCACACACTACTTTTTGATTTATGTACACTTTTGTCTCAAAAAATTACATTTTagggagatgattctcacacactactttttgatccatgtacactttTTGATCCTCACATACCACCTGAATTTTGCCCAAATGACCACCTTAACTTCTAGTGAAACTGTAGGTAATATGTTCTTGAGCTTAATTAGAATTTAAAGTTTCCTAGTtacaaaaaagaaaataaataaatattttttattttattttattatttatacgaCGAAGCAACCAGATTAAATTTAAAAATGAAATAAATTAATTAGCCATGCAGAAATAGGGAAACGCATTACAGAGTGCTGTATGTGTGTGTTGGTGTTCTATACTCCAGTAAATCATAACCACGAATCTGCGACAAATTTGCAATAAGGAATCCGATTTCACAGGGAAGCTATTGAACAATGTCACTTCCACAATCAACCATACACCGGAAACACGGAACTTGTAAGAAACCAACACACACAAACAGAAATTGTGAAAAATTTAGGGAAATTCATGATCAATTTGACAAAATTTTGAAATTATGCCTCGAGAATATCAGCTATCACGCAGATCAATCATCCTCGCCAAAATTGTGTATGAACGGAGCCCTAATTTGTTGTGAAAAAAGAAGAATCTATACATTTTATAATTTAGGGTTTTCAATTGAAGTTTCATCATGGTACGTGAATAGTGTCGTATTTTGTAATTATTTTTCACTAAGTTTTGGTGATCAATATGTTTTATTGCGGTATTGTTTCCTAAGGTTGAAATATAGATTTAATTGATGATTTTATGATATTTGAATTGTGATACAAGTTTGAATTAGGATtttaaatactaatattaaatatttaatcaaTAGAAATATAAAATGTTATATGTAATCATTAAGTGTACATATCACTTTATCAGTTTAGAAGTTGAAAACTAACCTGTTTGACATACAGAGAGGAAGTTCATTACAATAGGAGAATCTGTAGTTGTCTGTGTGCATTCAGACCCTTATATATGAATGATGACGTGTCATTTGTTAGTAAAAAGTTATTTGTTGTGAAGAGAGTGTAAGGATTGTGGATTACTCAAATCTATGACTCCGCTGTTACTAATTGCTCGCTGTTTGCTTTCATAGAATTCACCACGATTAATACGGAGTATTAGAGTTTTATGTTTGCATTCGTACATGATTACATACGTTACTTGTCATATTCGATACATGGATTTGTTGATTCATTATGCATAATGCACTACATCATGTACTACAGGGAACTGCAGTCAATATAACAGTGGGTTCTCATGTTTGGGTTGAAGATACAACAGAAGCATGGATTGACGGGCAGGTCACTAACATTAAAGACAAAGACGTGGAGATTCGTACTACCAATGGGAAAACGGTTTGTTATTATTTTTCTATACCAAGATGTATCTTATGATGCTTTAATGTTATGTGTCAAttaattaaaatctatgttacttgTTTACAGGTTGTTGCTAATTTATCAAAAATATATCCAATGGATATGGAAGCTCCAGCTGGTGGTGTTGATGACATGACGAAACTATCTTATCTGCATGAGCCAGGAGTCTTACAAAACTTAAGAATAAGATATGAACTCAATGAAATTTATGTACGTTCTCATCTCAAGTTTAGTTTGAAGTTCAATTATTAAATCGAATCTTAACTGTCCTGAATTATGACAGACATATACTGGAAACATTCTGATTGCAATCAACCCGTTCCAAAAATTACCTCATTTGTATGATTCTCATATGATGCAACAATATAAAGGGGCGCCTTTTGGAGAGTTGAGTCCTCATGTCTTTGCTATTGCAGATACATCTTACaggttattatcatttttgttatgatAAGTAACAATTTTTAGTTTATTGTATGCACGGGTTTTCACCCTTTTTCTGCTGTATCTTGTTAGGGCCATGGTCAATGAAGGAAAAAGCAATTCGATTCTGGTGAGTGGTGAAAGTGGAGCAGGAAAAACAGAGACAACCAAAATGCTTATGCGGTTCCTTGCATATTTGGGTGGCCGGAAAGCTACCGAAGGTCGCACAGTTGAACAACAAGTCCTTGAAGTATGATACATGACGTATAGTTCTATGTTTAATTAACTCCTAGTTATACCATATTAAATGTCAATTAATGCATAGATAGACAACTGTATGTATATCTTTATGTGGATCCTCATAAGATTCTGTCATGCAGTCAAATCCAGTTCTTGAAGCATTTGGCAATGCTAAAACTGTTAGAAATAACAATTCCAGGTGACTATATTTTAAAGGTATATATTCTGTACTTGTATGCTTATGTGTATGGTTTTGACATTATTTTCCTCTTCTATGTGTTAATGACTCAGCCGTTTCGGTAAGTTTGTTGAGATCCAATTTGATAAGCATGGGAGAATATCAGGAGCAGCCATCAGGACTTACCTTTTGGAAAGATCTCGTGTTTGCCAAGTAAATGATCCCGAGCGGAACTATCACTGTTTTTACCATCTTTGTGCAGCACCACCTGAGGTAATAAATAAATTTTTTACTTTTAATTAGTCAACCTTAATTCTCTAGGTctgattgactttacatgtcccgtcaGGAAGTTGAGAAGTATAAATTGGGAAGCCCGAAATCGTTTCACTATCTTAACCAGTCAAATTGCTTTGAGCTGGTTGGTGTGAATGATGGGCTTGAATATCTTGCTACAAGGAGAGCCATGGACATTGTTGGAATAAGTAAAAAAGAGCAGGTATACCTTCTGCAATTATTGATATTTTTCATTTTCTATTTTAACCTTCCCAATATAGCCAAGTGGTTCGGGTCCTGAGTTCCTCCCAAGAGGTTTCAGGGTTGGAAACGGTCACGAGATACCCCGTACTCGGTTAGGTCGCGTACACCTGAGTAAGAAATACTCCCCTTCACCGGGTTGCCTGTACAAGAAAACCTTCTCTGTTTAcctgtttttgtttttatttttatatgcaATAAGAAAATATAACGGAATACCTTTGTTTTACTTTTTCATAGGAAGCTATTTTTAGAGTTACGGCTGCTATTCTTCATCTTGGAAATATAGAATTTGCTAAAGGGAAAGAGGTTGATTCTTCAGTGTTAAAAGATGATCAAGCTAAGTTCCATCTTAAGATGACAGCAGAACTTCTTATGTATGACCGTTTTGAATCCCCAAATAATGTGTAAGCTCTTTGTATTGTTGTATATGCTCATAATAAAAGCATAACGTGTGTCAGGTGTGATCCTGTCGGGTTGCAAGATGCGTTGTGCAAACGTGTGATGATCACTCCTGAAGAAGTCATTAAAAGGAGTCTTGATCCTCTTAGTGCATCATTCAGTAGGGATGGTTTGGCTAAAACAATCTACTCCAGATTATTTGATTGGTACAATTTAgtaaaattgatacttttaaacGAGTTCACTTTACATGAGAAAAATATAAATCAAGATCCGTACTTTTTGTGTTTTTCAGGTTAGTGGATAAAATTAATAAATCGATCGGACAAGATGCCACCTCAAAATCTCTGATTGGCGTACTTGACATATATGGTTTCGAGAGCTTTAAAAACAACAGGTGGAAACCAAACACATATTGTATTCCCTCCATTCCATACACTCGTAAAAAATGTTCTTCtatgtaaatttttatttttaattttatcgtCATGCACATGCAGTTTTGAGCAATTTTGCATTAACTTTACAAATGAGAAACTACAGCAACACTTTAATCAGGTAAGCGTCCAATCATTTCAAATACAGTTAGCACAAGTTGTTGTTAAGCACTTATATAAGAAGGTTACATGTTTGAATTTCAGCATGTCTTTAAGATGGAGCAAGAAGAATATAAGAAAGAGGCTATCGATTGGAGCTACATTGAATTTGTCGATAACCAAGATGTTCTTGATCTCCTTGAAAAGGTATAAACACTATGTAATTATTTCACTTTGTATACTTATTTAGTCGTTCTGCAAATCTAAGTGTTGTTGTATTCAAGATTTTAACTGTATAATTCTTGGATGTTGTATTTATATCTTTAGAAACCTGGTGGTATTATCGCTCTCCTTGACGAAGCTTGGTATAACATACTTCTTGGCTTAAGTTTATTCTTAGATACTGCAAATATATACCAAAATTGGTTACAATCTTAACTGATGTTCTTGTGTCTCGTTAATGGATCTTAAATTTCCAGTATGTTCCCAAAGTCGACACATGAGACGTTCTCAAACAAGCTTTATCAGACTTTTAAAAATCACAAACGCTTTATCAAGCCCAAGTTGTCACGCACAGATTTCACAATCGCACATTATGCTGGGGAGGTATGTATTTTAGCCAAAACCATGTTTGTATTTGAACCACTGTTTACTTGCTGTAAAATCTTGAATATTTATAGGTGCAATATCAATCTGAACAATTTCTTGACAAGAATAAAGATTATGTGGTCCCTGAACATCAAGATTTGTTGAGTGCTTCCAAGTGTTCCTTTGTATCTGGCCTGTTCCCTCCTATTGCTGAAGAGTCGTCCAAATCATCGAAATTTTCTTCAATCGGTTCCCGTTTCAAGGTATATCTACCTACCTCAATCATTATCATCTTGTATGCCAATGTTAACTATGTATCATGTATGCTGATGCAGCTTCAATTGCAACAACTTATGGAAACACTAAACGCAACAGAGCCTCATTACGTGAGATGTGTAAAACCGAACAATAAGTTAAAACCTTCCATATTTGAGAACGTGAACATCTTGCAACAATTGCGGTGTGGTGTGAGTATATTAAACTATTGCTCCATATATTTTGTTCTTTAGTTGCTTTCGGGATGCATATGTGACTAATTCTTGTCCTCTTAGGGTGTTTTAGAGGCAATCAGAATCAGTTGTGCGGGGTATCCTACCCGCCGTGCGTTCTTCGAGTTTATAAACAGATTTGGAATACTTGCACCAGAAGCTTTGGCAGGAAGGTAAGTTTCTCTTCATGGTTGTAAAAATCCTCGGGATTTAGTCGGTCAAAGACGGATTTATTCGGTCAAGATTGGTGAAAGTCTTTCAAATACAGTCAAAGTCAATGTTGGTCAACGTCCGACTAATCCCCGACTAGTCCCTGATTAACGACTTTTACAACCATGTTTCTCTTTCATTCTAAATTGCAACTATGATATTATGTGCCTCAGTTTGAGTTTTCTATTTCTGATTTACAATATCTAACTTCCTTTTTTACTCGGTTTATAGTAGCTTTGATGAAAAGGTAGTATGTGCAAAGATCTTAGAAAAGATGGGCCTAAGTGGCTTTCAGGTATTgagagtgtatttatatttatatattgctcTAAATGATAACTATTTTATTTTTGTGCTGACCTCTGGTTGACTGCTTACGTTTCTTTAATATACAGATTGGTAAAACCAAAGTATTCTTGAGGGCTGGTCAAATGGCCGAATTAGATGCAAGGAGAGCCGAGGTTCTAGGCAGTGCAGCTTCGATTATTCAAAGACGGATAAGAACTCATATTGCTCACCAACAGTTCATTGCACTACGCAGATCTTCGATTTTCTTACAGTCTTTTTGTAGAGGTAAATTAATCAACTTATGTAATCATTCAGCATGAGAAAATCTCCTGCATTTAATGTTTGAAAAATTGGACTTGTAGGTAGTTTGTCTTGCAAGAAATTTGAAGAACTGAAAAGAATTGCAGCTGCTATAAAAATTGAGAAGCATGTGCGTAAATGGCGTGCTTGGCACGCCTATACTCGTCTCCGGGTGTCGGTGCTTGCAGTGCAGACATGCTTACGTGCAGTAGAGGGTCGTAAGAGATTCGTATTCCGTAAGGAAACTAATGCTGCAATCAAAATTCAGGTTAATTTTACTTTAATCCTAATCATCCATGTTCAAACCTCGCTAGCACTATAATACTTGCCTTCGTGGGGTAACCTGAACAGGGAAAAACCTTATGTGTTTACTTTCTTCTATAAACATCTCACAGTTTACAAATTGTGTTGTATTAAAGGAATATTCTTATATAGTTTTATTTGCATAGACTCGTTGGCGTTGTCATAAGTATTCTTCATACTATAGAAGGCTAAAGAGAGGAGCCATCGTTACACAATGCGGATGGA
This genomic window from Rutidosis leptorrhynchoides isolate AG116_Rl617_1_P2 chromosome 2, CSIRO_AGI_Rlap_v1, whole genome shotgun sequence contains:
- the LOC139894634 gene encoding myosin-9-like isoform X3 — encoded protein: MGTAVNITVGSHVWVEDTTEAWIDGQVTNIKDKDVEIRTTNGKTVVANLSKIYPMDMEAPAGGVDDMTKLSYLHEPGVLQNLRIRYELNEIYTYTGNILIAINPFQKLPHLYDSHMMQQYKGAPFGELSPHVFAIADTSYRAMVNEGKSNSILVSGESGAGKTETTKMLMRFLAYLGGRKATEGRTVEQQVLESNPVLEAFGNAKTVRNNNSSRFGKFVEIQFDKHGRISGAAIRTYLLERSRVCQVNDPERNYHCFYHLCAAPPEEVEKYKLGSPKSFHYLNQSNCFELVGVNDGLEYLATRRAMDIVGISKKEQEAIFRVTAAILHLGNIEFAKGKEVDSSVLKDDQAKFHLKMTAELLMCDPVGLQDALCKRVMITPEEVIKRSLDPLSASFSRDGLAKTIYSRLFDWLVDKINKSIGQDATSKSLIGVLDIYGFESFKNNSFEQFCINFTNEKLQQHFNQHVFKMEQEEYKKEAIDWSYIEFVDNQDVLDLLEKKPGGIIALLDEACMFPKSTHETFSNKLYQTFKNHKRFIKPKLSRTDFTIAHYAGEVQYQSEQFLDKNKDYVVPEHQDLLSASKCSFVSGLFPPIAEESSKSSKFSSIGSRFKLQLQQLMETLNATEPHYVRCVKPNNKLKPSIFENVNILQQLRCGGVLEAIRISCAGYPTRRAFFEFINRFGILAPEALAGSSFDEKVVCAKILEKMGLSGFQIGKTKVFLRAGQMAELDARRAEVLGSAASIIQRRIRTHIAHQQFIALRRSSIFLQSFCRGSLSCKKFEELKRIAAAIKIEKHVRKWRAWHAYTRLRVSVLAVQTCLRAVEGRKRFVFRKETNAAIKIQTRWRCHKYSSYYRRLKRGAIVTQCGWRGRVAKRELRKLKMAAQETGALKEAKDKLEKQLEELTWRLQLEKRLRTDLEEAKAQEALKFQTSLEAMQKKLDEANAIAIKEREAAKKAIDEAPALVEEKEVVVEDTKKIESLTGQVDEFKGMWQSEKKRADDLEECSEERRKKLEETEKKVVQLQEYMSRMEEKLNNLESENKVFRHQAVSMAPNKFLSGRSRSIIQRNDSGTLIGDTRSSLSPRSPSMSQRDADIDDKPQKSLDDKQRENQELLIRCIAQHLGFAGNRPIAACIIYKCLLQWRSFEVEKTSVFDRIIQTMGNAIEKTQDNNDVLAYWLSNASTLLLLLQRTLKASGATSGIGPQRRRSSATLFGKMTSSFRGTPHGLDLSFANGSLSTGVEGYSKVEAKYPALLFKQQLTAYVEKIYGMIRDNLKKEISPLLGMCIQAPRISRASLVKGSSRSVSSTAQQSLIAHWQGIVKSLGIFLNILKSNHVPPFLVRKIYTQIFSFVNVQLFNSLLLRRECCSFSNGEYVKAGLGEIEHWCYNATEEYAGSAWDELKHIRQAIAFLVIHQKPKKTLKEISHDLCPVLSLQQLYRISTMYWDDKYGTHSVSADVISSMRALITEENNVVSNSFLLDDDSSIPFSVDDLSKSLDQIEISDIEPPPLIRENSGFSFLLPRIENH
- the LOC139894634 gene encoding myosin-9-like isoform X1 — translated: MVNEGKSNSILVSGESGAGKTETTKMLMRFLAYLGGRKATEGRTVEQQVLESNPVLEAFGNAKTVRNNNSSRFGKFVEIQFDKHGRISGAAIRTYLLERSRVCQVNDPERNYHCFYHLCAAPPEEVEKYKLGSPKSFHYLNQSNCFELVGVNDGLEYLATRRAMDIVGISKKEQEAIFRVTAAILHLGNIEFAKGKEVDSSVLKDDQAKFHLKMTAELLMCDPVGLQDALCKRVMITPEEVIKRSLDPLSASFSRDGLAKTIYSRLFDWLVDKINKSIGQDATSKSLIGVLDIYGFESFKNNSFEQFCINFTNEKLQQHFNQHVFKMEQEEYKKEAIDWSYIEFVDNQDVLDLLEKKPGGIIALLDEACMFPKSTHETFSNKLYQTFKNHKRFIKPKLSRTDFTIAHYAGEVQYQSEQFLDKNKDYVVPEHQDLLSASKCSFVSGLFPPIAEESSKSSKFSSIGSRFKLQLQQLMETLNATEPHYVRCVKPNNKLKPSIFENVNILQQLRCGGVLEAIRISCAGYPTRRAFFEFINRFGILAPEALAGSSFDEKVVCAKILEKMGLSGFQIGKTKVFLRAGQMAELDARRAEVLGSAASIIQRRIRTHIAHQQFIALRRSSIFLQSFCRGSLSCKKFEELKRIAAAIKIEKHVRKWRAWHAYTRLRVSVLAVQTCLRAVEGRKRFVFRKETNAAIKIQTRWRCHKYSSYYRRLKRGAIVTQCGWRGRVAKRELRKLKMAAQETGALKEAKDKLEKQLEELTWRLQLEKRLRTDLEEAKAQEALKFQTSLEAMQKKLDEANAIAIKEREAAKKAIDEAPALVEEKEVVVEDTKKIESLTGQVDEFKGMWQSEKKRADDLEECSEERRKKLEETEKKVVQLQEYMSRMEEKLNNLESENKVFRHQAVSMAPNKFLSGRSRSIIQRNDSGTLIGDTRSSLSPRSPSMSQRDADIDDKPQKSLDDKQRENQELLIRCIAQHLGFAGNRPIAACIIYKCLLQWRSFEVEKTSVFDRIIQTMGNAIEKTQDNNDVLAYWLSNASTLLLLLQRTLKASGATSGIGPQRRRSSATLFGKMTSSFRGTPHGLDLSFANGSLSTGVEGYSKVEAKYPALLFKQQLTAYVEKIYGMIRDNLKKEISPLLGMCIQAPRISRASLVKGSSRSVSSTAQQSLIAHWQGIVKSLGIFLNILKSNHVPPFLVRKIYTQIFSFVNVQLFNSLLLRRECCSFSNGEYVKAGLGEIEHWCYNATEEYAGSAWDELKHIRQAIAFLVIHQKPKKTLKEISHDLCPVLSLQQLYRISTMYWDDKYGTHSVSADVISSMRALITEENNVVSNSFLLDDDSSIPFSVDDLSKSLDQIEISDIEPPPLIRENSGFSFLLPRIENH
- the LOC139894634 gene encoding myosin-9-like isoform X2, producing MIHDSNPVLEAFGNAKTVRNNNSSRFGKFVEIQFDKHGRISGAAIRTYLLERSRVCQVNDPERNYHCFYHLCAAPPEEVEKYKLGSPKSFHYLNQSNCFELVGVNDGLEYLATRRAMDIVGISKKEQEAIFRVTAAILHLGNIEFAKGKEVDSSVLKDDQAKFHLKMTAELLMCDPVGLQDALCKRVMITPEEVIKRSLDPLSASFSRDGLAKTIYSRLFDWLVDKINKSIGQDATSKSLIGVLDIYGFESFKNNSFEQFCINFTNEKLQQHFNQHVFKMEQEEYKKEAIDWSYIEFVDNQDVLDLLEKKPGGIIALLDEACMFPKSTHETFSNKLYQTFKNHKRFIKPKLSRTDFTIAHYAGEVQYQSEQFLDKNKDYVVPEHQDLLSASKCSFVSGLFPPIAEESSKSSKFSSIGSRFKLQLQQLMETLNATEPHYVRCVKPNNKLKPSIFENVNILQQLRCGGVLEAIRISCAGYPTRRAFFEFINRFGILAPEALAGSSFDEKVVCAKILEKMGLSGFQIGKTKVFLRAGQMAELDARRAEVLGSAASIIQRRIRTHIAHQQFIALRRSSIFLQSFCRGSLSCKKFEELKRIAAAIKIEKHVRKWRAWHAYTRLRVSVLAVQTCLRAVEGRKRFVFRKETNAAIKIQTRWRCHKYSSYYRRLKRGAIVTQCGWRGRVAKRELRKLKMAAQETGALKEAKDKLEKQLEELTWRLQLEKRLRTDLEEAKAQEALKFQTSLEAMQKKLDEANAIAIKEREAAKKAIDEAPALVEEKEVVVEDTKKIESLTGQVDEFKGMWQSEKKRADDLEECSEERRKKLEETEKKVVQLQEYMSRMEEKLNNLESENKVFRHQAVSMAPNKFLSGRSRSIIQRNDSGTLIGDTRSSLSPRSPSMSQRDADIDDKPQKSLDDKQRENQELLIRCIAQHLGFAGNRPIAACIIYKCLLQWRSFEVEKTSVFDRIIQTMGNAIEKTQDNNDVLAYWLSNASTLLLLLQRTLKASGATSGIGPQRRRSSATLFGKMTSSFRGTPHGLDLSFANGSLSTGVEGYSKVEAKYPALLFKQQLTAYVEKIYGMIRDNLKKEISPLLGMCIQAPRISRASLVKGSSRSVSSTAQQSLIAHWQGIVKSLGIFLNILKSNHVPPFLVRKIYTQIFSFVNVQLFNSLLLRRECCSFSNGEYVKAGLGEIEHWCYNATEEYAGSAWDELKHIRQAIAFLVIHQKPKKTLKEISHDLCPVLSLQQLYRISTMYWDDKYGTHSVSADVISSMRALITEENNVVSNSFLLDDDSSIPFSVDDLSKSLDQIEISDIEPPPLIRENSGFSFLLPRIENH